From Calditrichota bacterium, one genomic window encodes:
- a CDS encoding xanthan lyase — protein sequence MKSHAFRTTGLFLILLFAASCAPRVALKGPRYNYSGMNHITKKAHKRVEKFVAFVQKTRIPYPLNPAVRIDSVVVRKKAKTIRIYLNKPFSYVPFREENVAQTYQLLKKFLGWSFRKYTTTLYTLNQPIEQLIPNFFRSDSSRYDTSRMPRPVKRPAPVVRNVSRAWVPDRGLFNRNIGIWPSHGWYYNGSKKRWEWQRPRLFQTVEDLLPTAFVLPYVIPMLENAGANVFDPRERDFQIHEAVVDNDSGGGRYSEIAQNSLHAWQTGDSAGFAVGNPPYTGTINPFRQGTYRQTVSDTIASAQITWTPNIPETGWYTVSIAYHHAPQNVTDAHYTVFHAGGKTDFYVNQQIGGETWIYLGRFKFFKGVHPDSGKVVLTNQSQEPGKQVTADAVRFGGGMGDIQRGGHTSGRARFEEAARYFMQYAGAPDSLVYNLNNGKNDYKDDYQGRAEFLNYLHGAPFGPNKNRNLPGLGIPIDLSLAFHTDAGFGKGDTTVGTLSIYSLLDTDSLTVFPDSVSRLANRDFADILQTQIVNDLRRKWDPTWPRRALREAQYSEASRPNVPAALLELLSHQNFWDARFELDPRFRFDVARAIYKAMLKFLATQNRKPYVVEPLPVSHFAAVFTDTQTVTLFWRPVLDPLEPTAAPEKYVVYTRQDSGGFDNGQVVDDTTVTFSNLKPGILYSYKVTAINRGGESFPSEILSVCWQNPEKPPVLIVNGFDRISAPSSVYSPVFAGFLNTVDQGVPDRFDLNFTGRQYDFSPDDAFRNNDGPGFGASQANYETRILPGNTFDFPYRHGRSIQAAGYSFVSASQKAVESGTVRLEDYRLVDLILGKERKTSWQRPVLDSLKSEPFKTFPKAFQKEITSFCNTGGRLFISGAYVGTDLFKGKDVQSPDVQFARNILHFTWDTDHAAREGKVFSTNPVFWPTVEQILFNTNYRPDIYTVEAPDAISPVKGAKTIFRYVENQFSAGIAFSGGYRVVVLGFPFETILDYGQRNHLMKAVLGFLDSK from the coding sequence ATGAAATCGCATGCATTCCGAACGACAGGTCTCTTTTTAATTTTGCTCTTTGCTGCGTCCTGTGCGCCGCGGGTGGCACTGAAAGGTCCGCGGTACAATTATTCCGGCATGAACCACATCACAAAAAAGGCCCACAAACGCGTGGAAAAATTCGTGGCGTTTGTGCAAAAAACCCGTATCCCCTATCCCCTTAATCCCGCCGTGCGCATCGACAGCGTGGTGGTCCGAAAAAAAGCAAAAACCATTCGAATTTACCTCAACAAACCGTTCTCCTATGTGCCCTTCCGGGAAGAAAATGTGGCACAAACCTACCAACTCCTAAAAAAATTTCTGGGCTGGTCGTTCCGCAAATACACGACTACCCTTTACACACTGAACCAGCCCATCGAACAACTGATTCCCAATTTTTTCCGGTCGGATTCCAGCCGCTACGACACGTCCCGAATGCCCCGGCCCGTAAAACGTCCTGCGCCTGTGGTCCGAAATGTGAGTCGAGCCTGGGTGCCGGATCGGGGACTTTTCAACCGGAACATCGGGATCTGGCCAAGCCACGGCTGGTATTACAACGGCAGCAAGAAGCGTTGGGAGTGGCAGCGCCCCCGGTTGTTCCAGACCGTGGAAGATCTGCTTCCCACGGCGTTCGTTCTGCCGTATGTGATTCCCATGCTCGAAAACGCCGGTGCGAACGTGTTCGATCCCCGTGAACGCGATTTTCAGATCCACGAGGCTGTGGTAGACAACGATTCTGGCGGCGGCCGCTACTCGGAAATCGCGCAGAATTCCCTTCACGCCTGGCAGACGGGCGATTCTGCAGGCTTTGCCGTCGGGAATCCCCCCTACACAGGCACGATAAATCCTTTCCGACAGGGCACGTACCGGCAGACCGTTTCGGACACGATTGCCTCGGCTCAAATCACCTGGACCCCGAATATTCCGGAAACCGGCTGGTACACCGTTTCAATCGCGTACCACCATGCGCCTCAAAATGTGACCGACGCCCACTACACGGTGTTCCACGCCGGCGGGAAAACGGACTTTTACGTGAACCAGCAAATTGGCGGCGAAACCTGGATTTATCTGGGACGATTCAAATTTTTTAAGGGCGTACATCCCGATTCAGGAAAGGTGGTACTCACCAATCAGAGTCAAGAACCGGGTAAACAAGTTACGGCGGATGCCGTGCGGTTTGGGGGCGGCATGGGAGATATTCAGAGAGGCGGACACACAAGCGGCCGTGCCCGGTTCGAAGAAGCCGCCCGTTATTTTATGCAGTACGCCGGAGCACCGGATTCCCTGGTGTACAATCTGAACAACGGGAAAAATGATTACAAGGACGATTACCAGGGGCGGGCGGAATTTTTGAATTACCTCCACGGTGCCCCATTCGGCCCCAACAAAAACCGAAACCTGCCGGGATTGGGCATCCCGATTGACCTGTCGCTCGCTTTTCACACGGACGCCGGTTTCGGCAAGGGCGACACCACCGTGGGCACGCTCTCCATTTACAGCCTTTTGGATACGGATTCGCTGACGGTTTTCCCCGACAGTGTCTCCCGACTGGCAAACCGGGATTTTGCAGATATTCTCCAAACCCAGATCGTTAACGACCTGCGCCGAAAATGGGACCCCACCTGGCCGCGCCGCGCTCTGCGGGAAGCCCAGTATAGCGAAGCCTCCCGTCCCAACGTACCGGCAGCGTTGTTGGAATTGCTTTCGCACCAGAATTTCTGGGACGCCCGGTTCGAACTGGACCCCCGGTTCCGGTTTGATGTGGCGCGGGCCATCTACAAAGCCATGTTGAAATTCCTGGCCACTCAAAATCGGAAGCCCTACGTGGTCGAGCCCCTTCCGGTCAGCCATTTTGCAGCCGTTTTCACAGATACCCAAACCGTCACGCTTTTCTGGCGACCGGTGCTGGACCCTCTGGAGCCCACAGCCGCTCCCGAAAAATATGTCGTGTACACCCGGCAGGACAGCGGCGGATTCGATAACGGACAGGTTGTGGACGACACAACGGTCACTTTTTCAAACCTGAAGCCGGGGATCCTTTACAGCTACAAAGTGACCGCAATCAATCGGGGCGGAGAAAGTTTCCCCTCGGAAATTCTCTCGGTCTGCTGGCAAAATCCCGAAAAACCGCCCGTTCTGATTGTAAACGGGTTTGATCGAATTTCGGCGCCTTCAAGCGTGTACTCCCCTGTTTTTGCCGGTTTTCTGAATACGGTGGATCAGGGCGTTCCCGATCGGTTTGATCTGAATTTCACCGGCAGGCAGTACGATTTTTCTCCCGATGACGCCTTTCGCAACAACGACGGTCCGGGGTTCGGCGCCAGTCAGGCGAATTACGAAACCCGAATTCTTCCGGGCAACACATTCGATTTCCCCTATCGCCACGGTCGTTCCATTCAGGCTGCCGGATATTCCTTCGTCTCCGCCAGTCAAAAAGCCGTAGAATCGGGGACCGTCCGGCTGGAAGACTACCGGCTGGTAGACCTCATTTTGGGGAAGGAACGAAAAACCTCCTGGCAGCGCCCGGTTCTGGATTCACTCAAGAGTGAACCCTTCAAGACCTTTCCGAAGGCCTTTCAGAAGGAAATCACGTCGTTTTGCAACACGGGCGGACGCCTTTTTATTTCAGGAGCGTACGTGGGAACCGATTTATTTAAGGGGAAAGATGTCCAATCGCCTGACGTGCAATTTGCCAGAAATATCCTGCATTTTACGTGGGATACCGACCATGCTGCACGGGAGGGAAAGGTTTTCTCAACAAATCCCGTTTTCTGGCCAACGGTGGAACAGATTCTCTTCAACACAAACTACCGCCCCGATATTTACACCGTGGAGGCGCCGGACGCCATTTCACCGGTCAAGGGCGCAAAAACCATCTTCCGCTACGTCGAAAACCAATTCAGTGCCGGAATCGCCTTTAGCGGAGGGTACCGGGTGGTGGTTTTGGGATTTCCGTTTGAAACAATTTTGGATTACGGACAGCGCAATCACTTGATGAAAGCGGTACTGGGTTTTTTGGATTCCAAATAG
- the upp gene encoding uracil phosphoribosyltransferase, with protein MDGLTLVTHPLVQHKLTLLRDKRTDHFTFRRLTKELTGFMLYEVMADYPLREVDVETPLMKTRAKELAREISFVLILRAGLGMLEGLLEMVPTARVGHVGLYRNEQTLQPVEYYKKFPENIARTDVVLVDPMLATGGSAVAAVDLLKEAGVQEIKFVCMVAAPEGVEKLHTAHPDVRIYAAALDDRLNENGYILPGLGDAGDRLFGTK; from the coding sequence ATGGACGGACTGACCCTTGTTACGCACCCCCTGGTTCAGCACAAACTGACGCTGCTTCGGGACAAGAGAACCGATCACTTCACCTTCAGACGTCTCACCAAGGAGCTAACCGGTTTTATGTTGTACGAAGTCATGGCCGATTACCCGCTTCGGGAGGTCGACGTGGAGACCCCCTTAATGAAAACAAGGGCCAAGGAATTGGCGCGTGAAATCTCATTTGTGCTCATTTTACGGGCAGGTCTGGGAATGCTGGAGGGCCTTCTGGAAATGGTTCCCACGGCACGCGTGGGGCATGTGGGCCTTTACCGAAACGAACAGACCCTTCAACCGGTGGAATATTACAAGAAATTTCCGGAAAATATCGCCAGAACCGATGTGGTACTTGTGGATCCCATGCTGGCAACGGGCGGATCAGCCGTTGCTGCTGTTGACTTGTTAAAGGAGGCAGGTGTGCAGGAAATCAAATTTGTGTGCATGGTAGCCGCCCCGGAAGGCGTAGAAAAATTGCACACGGCGCACCCGGACGTACGTATTTACGCCGCCGCCCTCGATGACCGGCTCAACGAAAACGGCTACATTTTGCCCGGGTTGGGCGATGCCGGCGACCGGTTGTTCGGCACCAAATAG
- a CDS encoding carbohydrate binding family 9 domain-containing protein, producing MKRWLRAMAIVLILGGVLIQNGFSKPGIFGSQQQKEKPVSTKTILAVRISNHSIKIDGKLTDPVWQRAPKADDFIQQQPDEGKPATQKTTLQVAYDNQNLYIGIRAFDTRPDSIFAQLTRRDQLSQGDWLGVAIDSYFDHRTAFVFGVNAVGVQMDMLVSNDGSTEDTNWNAVWRVSISRDSLGWSAEFQIPFSQLRFSGGPSTVWGFQAFRMIYRNNEQDYWAPQPRDAGGYVSRFGELRGLRDLKSPKNLELFPYGMASETVSPKIEGDPFRTGYSHTLNSGLDLKYGLTSNITLNATINPDFGQVEADPSELNLSAYETFFEEKRPFFVEGSNIFNAPLGIGDGDMASEGLFYSRRIGRAPHYYPDVPDSAYVKMPEQTHIIGASKITGKTARGWSVGILDAVTNQEKATIQEGSRRYMEIVEPYTNYAVFRLKKDFRKGRTTLGLIGTNVFRNIPNAHFNFLNKQATTGGVDVNHRWGKDAYALQFSLYGSTILGDKEAIQRAQKSSARYYQRPDIKYVHYDPNRTSLSGLSSSFFIGKIAQGHWRGGAGYMTRTPGFEANDIGYMREANYFSSFLWGGYREFKPGKIFRDYNLNTNMWTSWYFGGEHVGNGFNLNANFRLLNYWGGFFGINRQTQQLRTSTLRGGPAMLAPGQINSFFGFYSDSRKPISLSLHGRVSRNDQNFWSGGVSPSIHARPLANFNFSLSINYSINNNDMQYVSTLRDENNRDHYILGHLDQKILSFTMRINYTLTPNLSLQFYGQPFITAGRYSNFREVIRPRARRYADRFAPYDYSGSPDFNFKQFRSNLVLRWEYHPGSTLFVVWSQGRTDYTDIGEFHPNTDFERLFKAQGNHVFLIKLNHWFSL from the coding sequence ATGAAACGGTGGTTACGAGCGATGGCAATTGTCCTGATTTTAGGTGGAGTTTTGATTCAAAATGGGTTTTCCAAACCGGGTATTTTCGGTTCTCAACAACAAAAGGAAAAACCGGTTTCCACTAAAACAATTCTGGCTGTTCGTATTTCCAATCATTCCATAAAAATAGACGGGAAACTGACCGATCCCGTCTGGCAAAGGGCCCCAAAGGCAGATGATTTCATCCAACAACAGCCCGATGAGGGAAAACCGGCCACTCAAAAGACGACCCTTCAGGTTGCCTACGATAACCAAAATCTGTATATCGGTATCCGTGCATTTGATACCCGGCCGGACAGCATTTTTGCTCAGCTTACCCGGCGGGATCAGTTAAGCCAGGGGGACTGGCTGGGAGTGGCAATTGACAGTTATTTTGATCACCGGACAGCCTTTGTTTTTGGCGTGAATGCCGTGGGGGTTCAAATGGATATGCTGGTCTCAAATGACGGCTCAACCGAGGACACAAACTGGAATGCCGTCTGGCGTGTGAGCATTAGCCGCGACAGTTTGGGCTGGAGTGCCGAATTCCAAATCCCGTTCAGTCAACTGCGATTCAGCGGCGGGCCGTCAACCGTGTGGGGATTTCAGGCCTTTCGCATGATTTATCGTAACAACGAACAGGATTATTGGGCCCCCCAGCCCCGGGACGCAGGCGGCTACGTTTCGAGATTCGGGGAATTGCGGGGTTTGCGGGATTTAAAATCTCCCAAAAACCTGGAACTTTTCCCCTACGGAATGGCTTCCGAAACCGTTTCTCCCAAAATTGAAGGGGATCCTTTTCGAACCGGCTACTCCCACACATTGAATTCCGGCCTCGACCTGAAATACGGGTTAACCAGCAATATTACGCTCAATGCCACGATTAATCCCGACTTTGGACAGGTGGAGGCAGACCCCTCTGAGCTGAACCTTTCTGCCTACGAAACCTTTTTCGAAGAAAAACGGCCCTTTTTTGTCGAGGGAAGCAATATCTTCAATGCGCCTCTGGGTATCGGCGACGGCGACATGGCCTCCGAAGGATTGTTTTATTCCCGGAGAATCGGCCGGGCACCCCATTACTACCCGGACGTTCCCGATTCCGCTTATGTAAAAATGCCGGAGCAAACCCATATTATTGGCGCCAGTAAAATTACCGGCAAAACGGCCCGCGGATGGTCTGTCGGCATACTGGATGCCGTCACCAATCAGGAGAAAGCTACCATTCAAGAGGGCTCACGCCGGTACATGGAAATTGTTGAACCCTACACCAATTACGCGGTCTTTCGGCTTAAAAAGGACTTTAGAAAAGGGCGCACCACCTTGGGATTGATTGGTACCAACGTATTTCGGAACATTCCGAATGCACATTTCAATTTCCTGAATAAACAGGCAACCACCGGGGGCGTGGATGTGAATCACCGGTGGGGAAAAGACGCGTATGCCCTTCAATTTTCATTGTACGGAAGCACAATTCTTGGCGACAAGGAGGCCATTCAGCGCGCACAAAAATCCTCTGCCCGTTACTACCAGCGCCCCGACATAAAATATGTTCACTACGATCCGAACCGCACCTCTCTTTCCGGGTTGTCATCGTCTTTTTTCATCGGGAAAATTGCCCAGGGACATTGGCGCGGCGGCGCAGGCTACATGACCCGCACTCCCGGATTTGAAGCAAATGACATCGGCTACATGCGGGAAGCAAATTACTTTTCCAGTTTTCTCTGGGGCGGCTATCGGGAATTTAAGCCCGGCAAAATTTTTCGCGATTACAACCTGAACACAAATATGTGGACCAGCTGGTACTTTGGGGGAGAACACGTCGGCAACGGATTTAACCTGAACGCCAACTTTCGTCTTTTGAATTATTGGGGCGGATTTTTCGGGATCAATCGTCAAACACAACAACTGAGAACATCGACGCTGCGGGGAGGTCCGGCCATGCTGGCACCGGGGCAAATTAACAGCTTTTTCGGCTTTTATTCCGACAGCCGTAAACCCATTTCCCTTTCACTGCACGGGCGCGTGAGTCGAAATGATCAGAACTTCTGGAGCGGAGGGGTGTCACCCAGCATTCACGCCCGACCCCTGGCCAACTTCAATTTCAGCCTTTCGATCAATTATTCCATCAACAATAACGACATGCAGTACGTGAGCACCCTCCGCGATGAAAACAACCGTGATCACTACATTCTGGGGCACCTTGACCAAAAGATTCTCTCGTTCACCATGCGAATCAACTACACCCTGACCCCCAATTTAAGCCTTCAATTTTACGGACAGCCGTTTATTACAGCGGGCCGATATTCCAATTTCAGGGAAGTGATTCGTCCGCGGGCCAGACGGTACGCCGATCGGTTTGCACCGTACGATTACTCGGGATCCCCCGATTTCAATTTCAAGCAATTCCGATCAAATCTGGTTCTGCGCTGGGAATACCATCCCGGTTCTACCCTTTTTGTGGTGTGGTCGCAGGGACGAACCGATTACACCGACATCGGTGAATTTCACCCCAATACCGATTTCGAACGTCTTTTCAAGGCCCAGGGAAACCACGTTTTTCTGATTAAACTAAATCACTGGTTCAGTCTGTAA
- a CDS encoding carbohydrate binding family 9 domain-containing protein — protein sequence MVATPISSDEIRIDGKIDEAIWQKLPRYDDFIQQDPLENQPPAEKTVVQVGYSKYALFIAIRAFDSHPETIIGRFTRRDHISASDWLAVMIDSYNDHRTAFYFAVNPSNVKIDKLITNDGDAEDLNWNPVWEVATSRNSKGWSAEFKIPFSQLRFSSLRNQTWGFQICRIIRRLNEIDYWNPEPKDAAGIVSNFGELQGLRNLSAPKNLELLPYGLTAGTWSPRETGNPFATGFSHDWNAGLDLKYGLTSNLTLNATFNPDFGQVEADPSELNLTAYETYFEEKRPFFVEGKNLFQANLGLGGNSAYSENLFYSRRIGRPPRYYPQVPSGSFLKIPEQTHILGAAKVTGKSSAGLSLGILDAVTNAEKATIQTKTRRYSETVEPLTNYVVIRGQKDSRRGRTIIGGILTNVYRNLPNKNFYFLNTQATTGGIDISHRWGKDTYALKLSLYGSAISGHKEALQRVQLSSAHYFQRPDATHLHYDPNRTSMYGIASVFYVGKIARGHWRGGVGYVTRTPGFEANDIGYMRSADFLTAFYWAGFIQYTPGKLLRNYSITQNMWETVNYGGDRKVLGGNVSTHFRFINYWEGYLRIDRESKRLDFTALRGGPALLKPPRTSLWFGINSDDRKPFSLTIDTGFRRDDQGFWSGQFTPGITARPSDRLNFSVALGYYPNIDDLQYIQTTTSSNGQTTYFLGRIHQKTFALTTRVNYSFTPNLSLQIYGQPYISAGWYSDFKKITYPRAKQYNHRFEELDHAAHLASDFNFKQFRANIVLRWEYHPGSTLFVVWSQGQTDYENRGTLHLANDLSRLLSARGDRTFLIKLNHWFSY from the coding sequence ATGGTTGCCACCCCAATCAGCTCTGATGAAATTAGAATAGACGGCAAAATCGATGAAGCCATCTGGCAAAAGCTGCCGCGTTATGATGATTTCATTCAGCAAGACCCGTTGGAAAACCAGCCGCCTGCGGAAAAAACCGTTGTGCAGGTCGGCTACAGCAAATACGCGCTCTTTATTGCCATCCGGGCCTTTGATAGTCATCCGGAAACAATCATCGGGCGATTTACCCGTCGCGACCACATCTCCGCTTCCGATTGGCTCGCCGTTATGATTGACAGCTACAACGATCACCGAACCGCTTTTTACTTTGCCGTCAACCCCAGTAATGTTAAAATCGACAAGCTCATCACCAATGACGGTGATGCGGAAGACCTGAATTGGAATCCGGTGTGGGAGGTAGCCACCTCACGAAATTCGAAGGGGTGGAGCGCCGAATTCAAAATTCCGTTTAGCCAGTTGCGATTTTCCTCACTCCGGAATCAGACCTGGGGATTTCAGATTTGCCGCATTATCCGCCGGCTGAATGAAATCGACTACTGGAATCCCGAACCCAAAGACGCAGCAGGAATCGTATCCAATTTTGGGGAACTCCAGGGATTAAGAAATCTGTCTGCCCCCAAAAATCTGGAATTATTGCCCTACGGCCTCACGGCCGGAACCTGGAGTCCCCGGGAAACCGGCAACCCTTTTGCAACCGGTTTTTCTCACGATTGGAACGCCGGCCTCGATTTGAAGTACGGGCTCACCAGTAACCTGACACTGAACGCCACCTTTAATCCGGATTTCGGACAGGTGGAAGCGGACCCTTCCGAATTGAATCTAACGGCATACGAAACCTACTTTGAAGAAAAACGCCCCTTTTTTGTGGAAGGGAAAAATCTCTTTCAGGCCAATCTGGGGTTGGGTGGGAATTCCGCCTATTCGGAAAATCTGTTTTATTCCCGGAGAATCGGCCGGCCGCCCCGATATTATCCACAGGTTCCGTCCGGTTCATTTCTCAAAATTCCGGAGCAAACCCATATTCTCGGGGCAGCAAAAGTTACAGGCAAATCCTCGGCGGGGCTTAGTTTGGGAATTTTGGATGCCGTTACCAACGCCGAAAAAGCAACCATTCAAACCAAAACACGCCGATATTCAGAAACCGTAGAACCGCTTACCAATTATGTCGTAATCCGCGGACAAAAGGATTCCCGCCGGGGGCGGACGATTATTGGCGGTATTTTAACAAATGTTTATCGAAATCTGCCCAACAAAAATTTCTATTTTCTTAACACTCAGGCGACAACCGGCGGGATAGACATCAGCCACCGCTGGGGAAAAGACACATACGCTCTGAAACTTTCCCTGTACGGCAGCGCTATTTCGGGGCACAAAGAGGCCCTCCAGCGCGTTCAGTTGTCTTCCGCCCATTATTTTCAGCGCCCGGATGCCACCCACCTGCACTATGATCCCAACCGCACCTCGATGTACGGAATCGCCTCCGTTTTTTATGTCGGGAAAATTGCCCGGGGCCATTGGCGGGGAGGCGTGGGGTATGTGACCCGCACACCCGGATTTGAAGCCAATGACATCGGTTACATGCGTTCGGCGGATTTTCTTACGGCTTTTTACTGGGCGGGTTTCATTCAATACACTCCCGGGAAATTGCTCCGGAATTACTCAATCACCCAAAATATGTGGGAAACGGTCAACTATGGCGGCGACCGGAAAGTTCTGGGGGGAAACGTGAGTACCCATTTTCGATTTATTAATTACTGGGAAGGATACCTCCGAATCGACCGGGAATCCAAACGCCTCGATTTTACGGCACTCAGGGGCGGACCGGCCTTATTAAAACCGCCGCGGACGTCCCTCTGGTTCGGGATAAATTCTGATGACCGAAAACCCTTTTCTCTCACGATCGACACGGGATTCCGAAGGGATGACCAGGGATTTTGGAGCGGGCAGTTTACTCCGGGGATCACGGCACGCCCATCGGATCGATTGAATTTTTCGGTTGCACTGGGTTACTATCCCAATATCGACGATTTACAATACATCCAAACAACCACATCATCCAACGGACAAACCACCTATTTTCTGGGAAGAATCCACCAAAAGACATTTGCTCTGACAACCCGTGTCAATTATTCATTTACCCCAAATTTAAGTCTTCAGATTTACGGCCAACCCTACATTTCCGCAGGGTGGTATTCCGATTTTAAAAAAATCACGTATCCCCGGGCGAAACAGTACAACCATCGATTTGAAGAACTGGATCACGCGGCCCATTTGGCTTCCGATTTCAATTTTAAGCAATTTCGGGCCAATATCGTTTTGCGCTGGGAATATCACCCCGGATCCACGCTTTTTGTCGTATGGTCTCAGGGTCAAACCGATTACGAAAATCGGGGAACGCTTCACCTGGCCAACGATTTGTCCCGTCTCCTGTCTGCCAGGGGAGATCGAACCTTCCTCATTAAACTGAATCACTGGTTCAGTTATTAG
- a CDS encoding rhodanese-like domain-containing protein encodes MTAKQLVAAAKAVVPEVTVAQAKANIDKGVYKVILDVREPKEYRKGHIPGAINIPRGLLEFKITAKIPDKATPILVYCKTGGRGALSGQVLMKMGYKHVTNMDGGWLAWEKAGYPVE; translated from the coding sequence ATGACGGCCAAACAATTGGTTGCGGCCGCAAAGGCTGTCGTTCCGGAAGTGACCGTTGCTCAGGCCAAGGCCAATATCGACAAGGGCGTGTACAAGGTCATTCTGGATGTTCGGGAACCCAAGGAGTACCGCAAGGGGCACATTCCGGGCGCCATCAATATTCCGCGTGGTTTATTGGAATTTAAAATAACGGCCAAAATCCCGGACAAAGCCACCCCCATTTTGGTGTATTGCAAAACCGGCGGGCGCGGAGCGCTTTCCGGACAGGTTCTTATGAAAATGGGCTATAAACATGTTACCAATATGGATGGCGGATGGCTGGCCTGGGAAAAAGCCGGATATCCGGTTGAATAG